The following coding sequences lie in one Oncorhynchus kisutch isolate 150728-3 linkage group LG17, Okis_V2, whole genome shotgun sequence genomic window:
- the wdr6 gene encoding tRNA (34-2'-O)-methyltransferase regulator WDR6, giving the protein MLSGAVDERLSAGTVSMSVMMAIETAALVVPVTALEFLREECLLTGEGPILTVYRLQSQSKASTSLSVLLNYRIHGIRPKPQTGDRRTSDPDDEVVVFGGKAVRLLRLSAGGQRLEPLGPLMELPDWALDVRWVSGEKGPLLGVALAHNAALLLDPVEGCVLALCSCQEGCLLYSALLLGGNWEDSVLVGGTVFNQLVLWRPGGAQPGRKAPVERRLPGHSGVIFSLCYRRETGWLASASDDRSVRVWGVGDLGGVGGGCGDPSPTCLRVLYGHQARVFSVKLSPGRVYSAGEDGACLLWDWGGGGRVARTLKGHRSGGVRALAVSEGGDGQGRWVATGGADGGIRLWRVGGEEEKGDAEGGQGDTEILVDLGFQGRGVPKVVGVVGDGHWIQGRVVVNTDHGEVYLYEGGRWGLLWEGGPEFQSYCVMEVLQVRGWGAAASREGLCALGSLGGGVQVFPLSQPGAGVLLRAGPGKVHSVLWVKCQAEGQGRGGYLLASGAEGLVHRWQVEVEMRDTGLALRVEPLRPLLLPPCAKRWLTAVVYLNRPQGALWVCGDRRGSLLLFEESEHHQENKRGAGEEHEDEERGREAHNGLVESHDEKGDVVVGEEDEEREASRAGLTLQPVSSLFGVHGKQGVTWVSEHRGLLYSAGRDGCVRVLRVGPEGLEVLRVQRACRGMEWLERVLLLEPQDSEEEQRAQEPEGSGKEARFVIVGFHSVHFVVWDPVRQEKLLSVPCGGGHRSWSYCPHQDGLSTGQGALVFIKQGVVLASKPSGEAPSRAGSLDLRQGLHGRGVGCVCRLGVVGEAGEGRWEVLVTGGEDTSLTVLAVQPQTGAVRVLSVITDHISNVRTLTALKRLDGRTDRGTDEQTESLSALLVSAGGRAQMQCYRLLIGGNGQLGLPSCQVIQVASHRLDDQWERMRNRHKTVKMDAETRYMSIAVVDDGTETVLLALACSDGAVRLFSVSELRGKFELLWESFHHERCVLSIAPCSLEDGHGYRRVFLFSAATDGRIAVWDMSTVVNSDKPPTAALAPTRPCLTVPAHQSGVNTLAVWEEGLGAGHTDGARITLASGGDDGQLSVALIGVQYQGEAVGGSRVCLQLQSQWSVALAHAAPLTALRMLNPGLLVSTSPDQRVCLWRLATTGLSQQGALVSHVADAAGLEVWIEAGVGSVSECGDRGWVVVCGQGLQLLKVTDMEDGGNREDKTGRKSCVGGREECVKVSLQQRCLDDKTT; this is encoded by the exons AT GTTATCGGGTGCTGTTGATGAGAGGCTTTCCGCAGGGACTGTGTCAATGTCAGTGATGATGGCAATTGAGACGGCAGCCCTGGTAGTCCCTGTCACCGCACTGGAGTTCCTAAGGGAGGAGTGCCTGCTGACAG GTGAGGGTCCGATCCTGACAGTGTACCGCCTCCAATCTCAGTCCAAAGCCTCCACCTCACTGAGCGTGCTCCTCAACTACCGCATCCATGGGATTCGTCCCAAaccacagacaggagacagacggaCCAGTGACCCAGACGATGAGGTGGTAGTGTTTGGAGGGAAGGCTGTGCGCTTGCTGAGGCTGAGTGCTGGAGGGCAGAGGCTAGAGCCGCTGGGCCCCCTCATGGAGCTGCCCGACTGGGCCCTGGATGTCCGCTGGGTCTCTGGAGAGAAAGGTCCACTCCTCGGCGTGGCTCTGGCCCACAACGCTGCTCTGTTGCTGGATCCTGTTGAGGGCTGCGTCCTGGCCCTCTGCTCTTGCCAGGAGGGGTGTTTGCTGTACTCCGCCCTGCTCCTGGGTGGGAACTGGGAGGACTCTGTCCTGGTTGGGGGGACAGTGTTCAACCAGCTGGTGCTCTGGAGGCCAGGAGGGGCACAGCCGGGCAGGAAGGCCCCAGTGGAGAGGCGTCTGCCAGGTCACAGTGGCGTCATCTTTAGCCTCTGTTACCGCCgggagactggctggctggcctcCGCCTCGGACGACCGCAGTGTGAGGGTCTGGGGGGTGGGGGACCTGGGGGGTGTTGGAGGGGGGTGTGGAGACCCCAGCCCGACGTGTCTGCGGGTGTTGTATGGACACCAAGCCAGGGTGTTTTCCGTCAAGCTGTCCCCTGGACGGGTGTACAGCGCTGGGGAGGACGGGGCCTGTCTGCTGTGGGACtggggaggtggggggagggtgGCTCGGACACTGAAAGGCCACCGGTCCGGGGGGGTGAGGGCGCTGGCAGTCAGtgagggaggggacggccaggGCAGGTGGGTGGCCACCGGAGGGGCAGATGGAGGGATCCGCCTGTGGCGggtggggggggaggaggagaagggagatgCAGAGGGAGGGCAGGGGGACACAGAGATCCTGGTGGACCTAGGCTTCCAGGGCCGAGGCGTCCCCAAGGTGGTGGGTGTGGTGGGGGATGGGCACTGGATCCAGGGCAGGGTGGTGGTGAACACAGACCATGGGGAGGTCTACCTCTATGAGGGGGGGCGGTGGGGTCTCCTATGGGAGGGGGGCCCTGAGTTCCAGTCCTATTGTGTGATGGAGGTGCTACAGGTGAGGGGTTGGGGGGCTGCTGCATCCAGGGAGGGGCTGTGTGCTTTAGGCAGCCTCGGTGGAGGGGTGCAGGTCTTCCCCCTGTCACAGCCTGGCGCGGGGGTGTTGCTGAGGGCAGGGCCAGGGAAAGTTCACAGTGTGCTGTGGGTGAAGTGCCAGGCAGAGGGGCAGGGGCGAGGGGGATACCTGCTGGCATCCGGAGCAGAGGGCCTGGTCCATCGTTGGCAGGTGGAGGTAGAGATGAGAGACACTGGACTGGCTCTCAGGGTAGAACCACTCCGTCCTCTCCTTCTGCCTCCCTGTGCCAAACGCTGGCTCACTGCTGTAGTTTACCTCAACCGCCCACAGGGGGCACTGTGGGTATGTGGAGACAGGAGAGGATCACTGCTGCTGTTTGAAGAGAGTGAACACCACCAAGAGAATAAGAGGGGAGCTGGAGAAGAGCATGAGgatgaagagaggggaagagaggcaCATAATGGGCTGGTTGAAAGCCATGATGAAAAGGGGGACGTGGTAGtcggagaggaggatgaggagagagaggccagcaggGCAGGGCTGACCCTCCAGCCTGTGAGCTCTCTGTTCGGGGTGCATGGAAAGCAGGGGGTGACGTGGGTGTCGGAGCACCGGGGGCTGCTGTACAGTGCGGGGAGAGATGGCTGTGTGAGAGTCCTCCGGGttggaccagagggactggagGTTTTGAGGGTCCAGCGGGCCTGCAGGGGGATGGAGTGGCTGGAGAGAGTTCTGCTTCTGGAACCCCAGGACTCTGAAGAGGAGCAGAGGGCCCAGGAACCAGAAGGAAGTGGGAAAGAGGCCCGCTTTGTGATCGTGGGCTTCCATTCGGTCCACTTTGTAGTGTGGGACCCCGTGAGGCAGGAGAAGCTGCTCTCAGTGCCCTGTGGAGGAGGCCATCGGTCCTGGAGCTACTGCCCCCACCAGGACGGCCTCTCTACGGGCCAGGGGGCCCTAGTGTTCATCAAGCAGGGGGTGGTCCTGGCATCTAAACCCTCTGGGGAAGCACCCAGCCGGGCAGGGAGCCTGGACCTGAGACAGGGGCTGCACGGCAGGGGAGTGGGCTGTGTGTGTCGCTTGGGGGTAGTGGGGGAGGCTGGAGAGGGCCGCTGGGAGGTGCTGGTGACCGGAGGAGAGGACACCAGTTTGACCGTCCTGGCGGTCCAACCGCAGACGGGCGCGGTCAGAGTGCTGTCGGTCATCACTGACCACATCTCGAATGTTCGGACTCTGACAGCACTCAAACGTTTGGATGGAAGGACTGACAGAGGGACAGATGAACAGACAGAGTCCCTCTCTGCCCTGCTGGTATCTGCAGGTGGGCGCGCACAGATGCAGTGCTACCGGCTGCTGATTGGAGGAAATGGACAGTTAGGCTTGCCCTCCTGTCAGGTGATACAGGTGGCCAGCCACCGATTGGACGATCAGTGGGAGAGAATGCGGAACCGACACAAGACTGTGAAAATGGACGCAGAAACCAG GTACATGTCCATTGCCGTGGTGGATGATGGGACAGAGACGGTCCTCCTGGCGTTGGCCTGCAGTGATGGAGCTGTGAG gctCTTCTCAGTCAGTGAGTTGAGGGGAAAGTTTGAGCTCCTGTGGGAGAGCTTCCACCATGAGAGATGTGTACTCAGCATCGCCCCCTGCAGCCTGGAGGATGGACACGGCTATCG acGTGTGTTCCTCTTCAGCGCAGCCACAGATGGAAGGATAGCAGTGTGGGATATGAGCACCGTAGTCAACTCAGACAAGCCCCCTACTGCGGCCCTAGCCCCAACCAGACCCTGTCTGACAGTCCCCGCCCACCAGAGTGGAGTCAACACCCTGGCCGTATGGGAGGAGGGCCTTGGGGCGGGACATACAGACGGAGCCCGGATAACATTGGCCAGCGGAGGAGATGACGGACAGCTGTCAGTAGCACTCATCGGGGTGCAGTACCAGGGGGAGGCGGTAGGGGGCAGCAGAGTGTGTctacagctccagtctcagtggTCAGTGGCGTTAGCCCACGCTGCCCCTCTGACCGCCCTGAGGATGCTGAACCCAGGCCTGTTAGTGTCCACATCCCCTGACCAGAGGGTGTGTCTGTGGAGGCTGGCCACTACCGGACTCAGCCAACAGGGAGCGCTCGTCTCCCATGTGGCAGACGCAGCAGGGCTGGAGGTTTGGATTGAGGCTGGGGTTGGGTCTGTGTCTGAAtgtggggacaggggctgggTGGTTGTCTGTGGACAGGGGTTACAGCTGCTGAAGGTGACCGacatggaggatggagggaacagGGAGGACAAAACTGGAAGAAAGAgctgtgtgggagggagggaggagtgtgtgAAAGTGTCTTTACAACAGCGTTGTCTGGATGACAAGACAACATGA
- the fsbp gene encoding uncharacterized protein fsbp isoform X2, producing the protein MSYRTPNFTMQQKLYFLQRIQGVVHTVQDFRKDTNTTVHRNAVWAEVVEAFNAAFPDRPPSSVGTMKTLWKRLKVESRQALHRRQEQVVAGMPVTALTEVQREITAMVPNLISNQDDMDGEVGYTGLRPGSPTAVTCTAATSGSDQDDADNSHNEESESKDQVAMSIGIASFTALAGSDGPLRIPFSTSQPNASTLTHSETSWSGTSPSFLPPPIPSASSSSLFTSCPMNFDLPYVPRAAPQPLTSLAAAAGRGSEDPRCGPRMLELSELEHEQRMRVLQMEQKVLEDKRKAVRQKEKAYRLKKRYYQAKLKKMGEEVRPCSSSEDTEGDDQII; encoded by the exons ATGTCGTACCGCACGCCCAATTTCACCATGCAGCAGAAGCTCTACTTCCTGCAGAGGATCCAGGGCGTGGTGCACACAGTCCAGGACTTCAGGAAGGACACCAACACTACTGTGCACCGCAACGCCGTGTGGGCCGAGGTGGTGGAAGCCTTCAACGCTGCCTTCCCCGACCGGCCACCGAGCTCGGtgggcaccatgaagaccctgTGGAAGAGGCTGAAGGTGGAGAGCCGCCAGGCGCTGCACCGGCGTCAGGAGCAGGTGGTCGCCGGCATGCCTGTCACGGCCCTGACCGAGGTTCAGCGGGAGATTACGGCCATGGTACCCAACCTCATCTCCAACCAGGACGACATGGACGGAGAGGTGGGCTACACTGGCCTCAGGCCTGGCTCCCCCACAGCAG TGACGTGTACTGCAGCGACCAGTGGGAGTGACCAGGACGATGCTGATAACAGTCACAATGAG GAGAGCGAGAGTAAAGACCAGGTAGCCATGAGCATCGGCATCGCCTCCTTCACGGCACTAGCAGGAAGTGACGGACCCCTCCGGATCCCCTTCTCCACCAGCCAGCCCAACGCCTCCACTCTCACCCACAGTGAAACCTCCTGGTCTGGGACATCCCCGTCCTTCCTCCCTCCGCCCATCCCATCTGCCTCATCCTCCAGCCTGTTCACCTCTTGCCCCATGAACTTTGACCTGCCCTACGTCCCCCGGGCCGCCCCGCAACCCCTCACCTCTCTGGCAGCGGCAGCAGGGCGGGGGTCTGAGGACCCACGGTGCGGGCCGCGCATGCTGGAACTGTCGGAGTTGGAACATGAGCAGAGGATGAGAGTCCTACAGATGGAACAGAAGGTTTTAGAAGACAAGAGGAAGGCGGTGAGGCAGAAAGAGAAAGCCTACAGGCTAAAAAAGAGATACTACCAGGCTAAGCTGAAGAAGATGGGGGAAGAGGTACGACCGTGCTCGAGTAGCGAGGACACTGAGGGCGATGATCAAATAATTTGA
- the fsbp gene encoding uncharacterized protein fsbp isoform X1: MSYRTPNFTMQQKLYFLQRIQGVVHTVQDFRKDTNTTVHRNAVWAEVVEAFNAAFPDRPPSSVGTMKTLWKRLKVESRQALHRRQEQVVAGMPVTALTEVQREITAMVPNLISNQDDMDGEVGYTGLRPGSPTADGSNLCLAVCLCDLVTCTAATSGSDQDDADNSHNEESESKDQVAMSIGIASFTALAGSDGPLRIPFSTSQPNASTLTHSETSWSGTSPSFLPPPIPSASSSSLFTSCPMNFDLPYVPRAAPQPLTSLAAAAGRGSEDPRCGPRMLELSELEHEQRMRVLQMEQKVLEDKRKAVRQKEKAYRLKKRYYQAKLKKMGEEVRPCSSSEDTEGDDQII, encoded by the exons ATGTCGTACCGCACGCCCAATTTCACCATGCAGCAGAAGCTCTACTTCCTGCAGAGGATCCAGGGCGTGGTGCACACAGTCCAGGACTTCAGGAAGGACACCAACACTACTGTGCACCGCAACGCCGTGTGGGCCGAGGTGGTGGAAGCCTTCAACGCTGCCTTCCCCGACCGGCCACCGAGCTCGGtgggcaccatgaagaccctgTGGAAGAGGCTGAAGGTGGAGAGCCGCCAGGCGCTGCACCGGCGTCAGGAGCAGGTGGTCGCCGGCATGCCTGTCACGGCCCTGACCGAGGTTCAGCGGGAGATTACGGCCATGGTACCCAACCTCATCTCCAACCAGGACGACATGGACGGAGAGGTGGGCTACACTGGCCTCAGGCCTGGCTCCCCCACAGCAG ACGGTTCCaatctctgtctcgctgtctgcctgtgtgacctaGTGACGTGTACTGCAGCGACCAGTGGGAGTGACCAGGACGATGCTGATAACAGTCACAATGAG GAGAGCGAGAGTAAAGACCAGGTAGCCATGAGCATCGGCATCGCCTCCTTCACGGCACTAGCAGGAAGTGACGGACCCCTCCGGATCCCCTTCTCCACCAGCCAGCCCAACGCCTCCACTCTCACCCACAGTGAAACCTCCTGGTCTGGGACATCCCCGTCCTTCCTCCCTCCGCCCATCCCATCTGCCTCATCCTCCAGCCTGTTCACCTCTTGCCCCATGAACTTTGACCTGCCCTACGTCCCCCGGGCCGCCCCGCAACCCCTCACCTCTCTGGCAGCGGCAGCAGGGCGGGGGTCTGAGGACCCACGGTGCGGGCCGCGCATGCTGGAACTGTCGGAGTTGGAACATGAGCAGAGGATGAGAGTCCTACAGATGGAACAGAAGGTTTTAGAAGACAAGAGGAAGGCGGTGAGGCAGAAAGAGAAAGCCTACAGGCTAAAAAAGAGATACTACCAGGCTAAGCTGAAGAAGATGGGGGAAGAGGTACGACCGTGCTCGAGTAGCGAGGACACTGAGGGCGATGATCAAATAATTTGA